The proteins below are encoded in one region of Pyxidicoccus trucidator:
- a CDS encoding mucoidy inhibitor MuiA family protein translates to MPVVESRIDTVTLYQKGARVTRLLTLDCPEGRAPGELEIPRLPLALFDPTVRVRVLSSGGDGADLTATNVRVGLWLPPREAPLETVDQAALRTLRQQARTVESHIRQRQWELNVFGGITVPPRPKPEEGKPPPPSPLGARMALEQFTHDGAQARLAEMRTLGEQLRTLREEVAVLEQRLALASTARQVTAQDLYKSVHVQLRHQGPALSRASLSVEYFVPGARWAPSYQCRLTRDCRQMELVMRALIGQHSGEDWSGVKLVLSTAAPLSWTELPELSSIRIGRAQPPPPARAGFRPPPQGAASLFSDFDRDRQALLRILPSPSPFPLPALSEPVDLESLEPPVPSEPDMDAFMSEAGDDEAEERLAAPSMKSYAARDEEELLDEPMPVEASLAPPRPAPRSLMPASAGAPARRKEMSKKMDRGGPAPGYGAGPTQAGLEAVVFTHLRLAPASDGAHRNRLQPMDARRFYLETLARFQVEVTFDVMAAVAGAEALAQGMASTPLPGGTADVRNASSRFDFSYTAEATVDVPSDGVFHSVALGARTGDASVLYVAVPREDSNVYRQAEVNNPLPAPMLAGPAEVYVGGEYVLSTTLPTVAPRGNFKLGLGVEQAIRCARNTRYREQRSGSKIVATTELWHDLTIDLANNLDRDITCEVRERIPQPAPDAEVVVEEGTVTPAWEPYTQQERGSKALEGGRRWRLTVPANQTQQLSAQYVVKLYANNELEGGNRREA, encoded by the coding sequence ATGCCCGTCGTGGAATCCCGCATCGACACCGTGACGCTCTACCAGAAGGGCGCGCGGGTGACGCGGCTGCTGACGCTGGACTGCCCCGAGGGCCGCGCGCCCGGGGAGCTGGAAATCCCCCGGCTGCCGCTGGCACTGTTCGACCCCACGGTGCGCGTGCGGGTGCTGTCCTCCGGTGGCGATGGCGCGGACCTCACGGCCACGAACGTGCGCGTGGGCCTGTGGCTGCCGCCCCGCGAGGCGCCCCTGGAGACGGTGGACCAGGCCGCCCTGCGCACGCTGCGCCAACAGGCCAGGACGGTGGAGAGCCACATCCGCCAGCGCCAGTGGGAGCTGAACGTCTTCGGCGGCATCACCGTGCCCCCGCGCCCGAAGCCCGAGGAGGGCAAGCCACCACCGCCCTCGCCGCTGGGCGCGCGCATGGCGCTGGAGCAGTTCACCCATGACGGGGCACAGGCCCGGCTCGCGGAGATGCGCACCCTGGGCGAGCAGCTCCGCACGCTGCGCGAGGAGGTGGCCGTCCTCGAGCAGCGGCTGGCCCTGGCCTCCACCGCGCGGCAGGTGACGGCCCAGGACCTCTACAAGTCCGTGCATGTGCAGCTGCGCCATCAGGGCCCCGCGCTCTCCCGCGCGAGCCTCTCCGTGGAGTACTTCGTTCCTGGCGCTCGCTGGGCGCCCAGCTACCAGTGCCGCCTGACGCGGGACTGCCGGCAGATGGAGCTGGTGATGCGCGCCCTCATCGGCCAGCACTCTGGAGAAGACTGGAGCGGGGTGAAGCTGGTGCTCTCCACCGCCGCCCCGCTGAGCTGGACGGAGCTGCCGGAGCTGTCCTCCATCCGCATCGGCCGCGCGCAGCCCCCGCCCCCCGCACGCGCGGGCTTCCGGCCGCCGCCGCAGGGCGCGGCTTCGCTCTTCTCCGACTTCGACCGGGACAGGCAGGCGCTGCTGCGCATCCTGCCTTCACCTTCACCCTTCCCTCTTCCCGCCCTCAGCGAGCCCGTGGACCTCGAGAGCCTGGAGCCCCCCGTCCCGTCGGAACCGGACATGGACGCCTTCATGAGCGAGGCCGGCGACGACGAGGCCGAGGAGCGGCTCGCCGCCCCCTCGATGAAGTCCTATGCCGCCCGGGATGAGGAGGAGCTGCTCGATGAGCCCATGCCGGTCGAGGCTTCCCTGGCCCCTCCTCGTCCCGCGCCCAGGAGCCTGATGCCCGCCTCCGCCGGGGCGCCCGCGCGCCGCAAGGAGATGTCCAAGAAGATGGACCGGGGCGGGCCCGCTCCGGGGTATGGCGCCGGGCCCACGCAGGCCGGCCTGGAGGCGGTGGTCTTCACGCACCTGCGGCTCGCCCCCGCGTCGGACGGGGCGCACCGCAACCGGCTCCAGCCCATGGATGCGCGCCGCTTCTACCTGGAGACGCTGGCGCGCTTCCAGGTGGAGGTGACGTTCGACGTCATGGCGGCGGTGGCCGGGGCGGAGGCACTCGCCCAGGGCATGGCCTCCACGCCGCTGCCCGGCGGCACCGCCGACGTGAGGAACGCCTCCAGCCGCTTCGACTTCAGCTACACGGCCGAGGCCACCGTGGACGTCCCCTCGGACGGCGTCTTCCACTCCGTGGCGCTGGGCGCGCGCACCGGCGACGCCAGTGTCCTCTACGTGGCCGTGCCCCGGGAGGACTCGAACGTCTACCGGCAGGCCGAGGTGAACAACCCGCTGCCCGCCCCCATGCTGGCCGGCCCCGCCGAGGTGTACGTGGGCGGCGAGTACGTGCTGTCCACCACCCTGCCCACCGTGGCCCCCCGCGGCAACTTCAAGCTGGGCCTGGGCGTGGAGCAGGCCATCCGCTGCGCGCGCAACACCCGCTACCGCGAGCAGCGCAGCGGCTCCAAAATCGTGGCGACGACGGAGCTGTGGCACGACCTCACCATCGACCTGGCCAACAACCTGGACCGGGACATCACCTGCGAGGTCCGCGAGCGCATTCCCCAGCCCGCGCCCGACGCGGAGGTGGTGGTGGAAGAGGGCACCGTCACCCCGGCGTGGGAGCCCTACACGCAGCAGGAGCGCGGCAGCAAGGCGCTGGAGGGCGGGCGGCGCTGGCGCCTCACCGTGCCGGCCAACCAGACACAGCAGCTCTCCGCGCAGTACGTGGTGAAGCTGTATGCCAACAACGAGCTCGAGGGCGGCAACCGCCGCGAGGCCTGA
- a CDS encoding invertase recombinase-like protein, which yields MTPDAGQTLSDAGEKTPDAGEETPDAGGETPDAGGETPDAGGEAPDAGGETPDAGGETPDAGAETPDAGSETPDAGAETPDAGAGTPDAGENPEVSVIDNWGFEEWPGELPSMWFGSKSNISTDGVQKVTTNAFEGVNAARLANPSTAHKRFSTLAKSMPAGRYFCTYQVRGSGDVRNAFFDDDYSTYSAYTTVDTEEWEELAYDFNLAADVFDTFELIFSVRNTSDEHLLIDDVRCVRAVEPCDQVSCEAWERCVNATATCEPLSGRCNDAADCSEWQACDETHTCGVAEGRCTRHADCAGTPETPVCEYATHLCVEGDPCAGVTCSHPATSCNPTSGVCELAEGACFTTYDCRGALPACDAATRRCVSAAHPSNIIRNGGFEAWSTYYIPYHGDHYIPDDWYGIDNGVSDPGSEIKPSRLVLYTNAVHGGSRALQFVVPLQVAERFSLEKFDVPSGNYSCSYRVRGHGSIRHRIYSSGGWSAQTDFLVVDSDEWQPVFFRFTGNVHDWRLLFYPSRSEAGRDHLQLDDVVCTKD from the coding sequence GTGACACCTGATGCCGGCCAGACCCTGTCGGATGCGGGCGAGAAGACGCCTGATGCCGGCGAGGAGACGCCAGACGCGGGAGGCGAGACGCCGGACGCGGGGGGCGAGACGCCGGACGCGGGGGGCGAGGCGCCGGACGCGGGAGGCGAGACACCTGACGCGGGAGGCGAGACACCTGACGCGGGAGCCGAGACACCTGACGCGGGAAGCGAGACACCGGACGCGGGAGCCGAGACGCCGGACGCGGGAGCAGGGACGCCGGACGCGGGCGAGAATCCCGAGGTGAGCGTCATCGACAACTGGGGCTTCGAAGAATGGCCCGGTGAGCTTCCGAGCATGTGGTTCGGGAGCAAGTCGAATATCTCCACCGACGGGGTGCAGAAGGTGACGACGAATGCCTTCGAAGGCGTGAACGCGGCCCGGCTGGCCAACCCTTCGACCGCGCACAAGCGCTTCAGCACCCTGGCGAAGTCGATGCCCGCCGGCCGCTACTTCTGCACCTACCAGGTGCGGGGCTCCGGTGACGTTCGAAACGCCTTCTTCGACGACGACTACTCCACCTACTCGGCCTACACCACGGTCGACACCGAGGAGTGGGAAGAGCTGGCGTACGACTTCAACCTCGCCGCCGACGTCTTCGACACCTTCGAGCTCATCTTCAGCGTCCGCAATACCAGCGACGAGCATCTGCTCATCGACGACGTGCGCTGCGTGCGGGCCGTCGAGCCGTGTGATCAGGTCAGTTGCGAGGCCTGGGAGCGTTGTGTGAATGCCACCGCCACCTGCGAACCGCTCTCCGGTCGCTGCAACGACGCCGCGGACTGCAGCGAGTGGCAGGCCTGCGACGAGACCCACACGTGTGGGGTCGCTGAGGGGCGCTGCACCCGTCACGCTGATTGCGCGGGGACCCCGGAGACGCCGGTCTGCGAATACGCCACGCACCTCTGCGTTGAGGGCGACCCCTGCGCCGGCGTCACCTGCAGCCACCCGGCGACGAGCTGCAACCCCACGAGCGGCGTGTGCGAGCTGGCCGAAGGGGCCTGCTTCACCACCTACGACTGCCGCGGTGCGCTCCCTGCCTGCGACGCGGCAACCCGGCGCTGCGTTTCCGCCGCTCACCCCTCGAACATCATCCGCAACGGTGGATTCGAAGCCTGGAGCACCTATTACATCCCCTACCACGGGGACCATTACATCCCCGACGACTGGTACGGCATCGACAACGGCGTCTCCGACCCGGGCTCCGAGATCAAGCCCTCGCGCCTCGTGCTCTACACGAACGCGGTGCACGGCGGCTCGAGGGCGCTGCAGTTCGTTGTCCCTCTCCAGGTGGCCGAGCGCTTCTCTCTCGAGAAGTTCGACGTCCCGAGCGGCAACTACTCCTGTTCGTATCGGGTGCGAGGCCACGGCAGCATTCGCCATCGCATCTATTCGAGCGGCGGCTGGAGCGCGCAGACCGACTTCCTCGTCGTCGACAGCGACGAATGGCAGCCGGTGTTCTTCCGCTTCACCGGCAACGTGCACGACTGGCGCCTGCTCTTCTATCCGAGCCGCAGCGAGGCCGGACGCGACCACCTCCAGCTCGACGACGTCGTCTGCACGAAGGACTAG
- a CDS encoding Ig-like domain-containing protein has translation MAPFVVHGLPTYNQHTRGYVRGNVSVGMSAVETGSGVARVDFYQDSTVFLGTVPGHSGVSYSFVWNTVGLPDGPHTISYRATDRAGNVSNGGGASVSVDNTPPTSSVITAPANGAQVSGIVTLRATASDAQVLAWVAFEVDGVRLTPYSMTQPFTTTWDSTQKPGTHTLVAVASDWAGNTRRCDSGTLLNGRGPVGPELYAPNTLQGACADGTSGTFHVDESVDRIRIFTFDGTPLAPGKPVRLETIVWAFSGFAEDHLDLYFAPEAQSPVWSLVGTFTPVASGMNVLGTTFTLPASGASGLQALRARFRYQGVAAPCTSNGNTFDDHDDLVFRVAY, from the coding sequence GTGGCCCCGTTTGTCGTGCACGGCCTGCCCACGTACAACCAGCACACGCGCGGCTACGTGCGCGGCAACGTCAGCGTGGGCATGAGTGCGGTCGAGACCGGCTCGGGCGTGGCCAGGGTGGACTTCTACCAGGACTCGACCGTCTTCCTGGGGACGGTGCCCGGCCACAGCGGAGTCAGCTACTCCTTCGTGTGGAACACGGTGGGGCTGCCGGATGGTCCCCATACCATCAGCTACCGGGCCACGGACCGCGCGGGGAACGTGTCCAACGGCGGTGGCGCGAGCGTGAGCGTGGACAACACGCCGCCGACGTCGTCGGTCATCACGGCTCCCGCGAACGGAGCGCAGGTGAGCGGCATCGTGACCCTCCGCGCCACCGCGAGCGATGCCCAGGTCCTGGCCTGGGTCGCCTTCGAGGTGGATGGCGTGCGCCTGACGCCCTATTCGATGACCCAGCCGTTCACGACGACCTGGGACTCGACCCAGAAGCCCGGCACGCACACGCTGGTCGCCGTCGCCTCGGACTGGGCCGGTAACACCCGGCGGTGTGACTCGGGCACGCTGCTCAATGGTCGGGGCCCGGTAGGACCGGAGCTGTATGCGCCCAACACGCTCCAGGGCGCTTGCGCGGATGGCACGTCCGGCACCTTCCACGTGGACGAGTCGGTCGACCGCATCCGCATCTTCACCTTTGACGGCACCCCGTTGGCGCCCGGCAAGCCCGTGCGCCTGGAGACCATCGTGTGGGCCTTCAGCGGCTTCGCCGAGGACCACCTGGATTTGTACTTCGCGCCGGAGGCCCAGAGCCCGGTGTGGTCGCTCGTGGGCACCTTCACGCCGGTGGCGTCCGGCATGAACGTGCTGGGGACCACCTTCACACTGCCGGCGAGCGGGGCCAGCGGCCTTCAGGCCCTCCGCGCGCGATTCCGCTACCAGGGTGTGGCGGCACCGTGCACGTCCAATGGAAACACCTTCGACGACCACGACGACCTGGTGTTCCGCGTCGCGTACTAG
- a CDS encoding peptidylprolyl isomerase: protein MSTASAEALKLPSVQAPSLEGLAVRVPTPDDLTEEDLLRGFHEKRRALATSRERQQGESLELGDDVQLNIVGYCDGKLIPFSARFGMTTELAPIEALPGFCEAVAEGGKVGESMQIALELPETYPVEHLQGKPARFLVDIVAAREVTLLPESSPEFFEKLGMGSTLEEVMDNLREELEDELAGQLWVQAQDMVLDEVARRAPVELPRALLDEELRRRWVQAEGKAMVEYQFDVEEQQEALQGWLADPTTRADAERRLHIGIVLKAVTEAEKLQLTPEKLEELIRDHMEPFGFSAEDVHAALRETPETTRRLTELGWYLLAVEHVMNKAKVTFEGAEQG from the coding sequence GTGAGCACCGCCTCCGCCGAGGCCCTCAAGCTTCCCAGCGTGCAGGCCCCCTCACTGGAGGGACTCGCCGTGCGCGTTCCCACCCCGGACGACCTGACCGAGGAGGACCTGCTGCGCGGCTTCCACGAGAAGCGCCGGGCCCTGGCCACGTCGCGCGAGCGTCAGCAGGGCGAGTCGCTGGAGCTGGGCGACGACGTCCAGCTCAACATCGTGGGCTACTGCGATGGGAAGCTCATCCCCTTTTCCGCGCGCTTCGGCATGACGACGGAGCTGGCGCCCATCGAGGCGCTGCCCGGGTTCTGCGAGGCCGTGGCGGAGGGGGGCAAGGTGGGCGAGTCCATGCAGATTGCCCTCGAGCTTCCGGAGACCTACCCGGTGGAGCACCTCCAGGGGAAGCCGGCGCGCTTCCTGGTGGACATCGTGGCCGCCCGCGAGGTGACGCTGCTGCCGGAGAGCTCCCCCGAGTTCTTTGAGAAGCTCGGGATGGGCAGCACCCTGGAAGAGGTCATGGACAACCTCCGCGAGGAGCTGGAGGACGAGCTCGCGGGCCAGCTCTGGGTGCAGGCCCAGGACATGGTGCTGGACGAGGTGGCCCGGCGCGCTCCGGTGGAGCTGCCGCGGGCGCTGCTGGACGAGGAGCTGCGCCGCCGCTGGGTCCAGGCCGAGGGCAAGGCCATGGTCGAGTACCAGTTCGACGTCGAGGAGCAGCAGGAGGCGCTCCAGGGCTGGCTCGCGGACCCCACCACGCGCGCGGACGCCGAGCGCCGGCTGCACATCGGCATCGTGCTGAAGGCCGTCACCGAGGCCGAGAAGCTGCAGCTCACCCCGGAGAAGCTCGAGGAGCTGATTCGCGACCACATGGAGCCCTTCGGGTTCAGCGCGGAGGACGTCCACGCCGCCCTGCGCGAGACGCCGGAGACGACCCGGCGCCTGACCGAGCTGGGCTGGTACCTGCTCGCCGTGGAGCACGTCATGAACAAGGCGAAGGTCACCTTCGAGGGGGCGGAGCAGGGCTGA